In one Salipiger abyssi genomic region, the following are encoded:
- a CDS encoding GumC family protein, whose protein sequence is MRPALQLSRYTSYSTPDDGTGPSAVPHDDDRIELGLVFHSIWRQKWMILAVALVFAVIAYLMVSQITPRYTARASVMLDPRSVQVLSSEDVVSDLQLSHPLLDTEVAVLRSNLLLEQVIQSFEPSRLEAFDPANRPVPTTTRIKMSIRSALGSVRDAILGGGNEAGGNRTSQLLGEEEMRMRRLIGALRQSLTVWREGQSYLISVSVETEDPELSTLFANGIVRTYLASQVSERVGAIEGATRFLAERVEEMRSDVEAAESAIEEFRTNQLARVGVSPATIEQQLQELSTQLALARADLAQAQARYDQIQSVIDADGFAAAAELLSSPFVLSLRQQLSEISRENADLATRLSPDHPERQTLRAEIEALNEELSQEVRQIVATMRNEVEVARIREQSIQDSLSAIENRAADLSRANVALRQLEREADAARENYLSMLNRLNETRSTEQVQRADARMVERAVIPGAPSAPRTALFTVFGGVLGFSVGLVISLILLMTGAGFKRAGQVEQTIGLPVLASLLKGNWRSPRAMLRQLRETPYQNFAERLRQLRTALMLRKTRSDGGQCVLLASSVAGEGKTSTTLALAYLEALSKRSCVVLDFDLRRSPLAREFGYEAKTDLAGVLLEGKPLEDAVYTVPEFGFDLITVKKSAPELVDVANSDALAKLVESLKAKYDLVLIDTAPILLVSDTLRLARLADYALLLVRQNATNRRAVAEAARMLEDLGATSISVALTMCDPRNEKATYGYESQYAYGSP, encoded by the coding sequence TTGAGGCCGGCCCTGCAACTTTCCCGTTATACATCTTATTCGACACCCGACGATGGTACTGGCCCGTCTGCTGTTCCTCACGATGATGACCGTATCGAGCTGGGTCTGGTATTCCATTCGATCTGGCGTCAAAAATGGATGATCTTGGCTGTCGCGCTGGTTTTCGCGGTCATCGCCTATCTCATGGTTTCGCAGATCACACCGCGCTACACCGCCCGCGCGAGTGTCATGCTCGACCCGCGCTCGGTGCAGGTTCTGTCGTCCGAGGATGTCGTGTCCGATCTCCAGCTCAGCCACCCGCTGCTCGATACCGAGGTCGCGGTGCTGCGCTCGAATCTGCTTCTGGAGCAGGTGATCCAGAGTTTCGAGCCGTCTCGGCTCGAGGCGTTCGACCCGGCGAACCGTCCGGTCCCGACGACGACGCGCATCAAGATGTCGATCCGTTCGGCGCTCGGCAGCGTGCGCGACGCGATCCTCGGCGGAGGCAACGAGGCCGGTGGCAACCGGACCTCGCAGCTGCTGGGCGAGGAGGAGATGCGCATGCGCCGTCTGATCGGCGCGCTGCGGCAGAGCCTGACCGTCTGGCGGGAAGGGCAGTCCTACCTGATTTCTGTCTCGGTTGAGACCGAGGATCCCGAGCTATCGACGCTGTTCGCCAACGGCATCGTGCGCACCTATCTCGCAAGCCAGGTGTCGGAGCGGGTCGGTGCCATCGAAGGCGCGACACGTTTCCTGGCGGAACGGGTCGAGGAGATGCGCTCGGATGTCGAGGCTGCGGAATCCGCGATCGAAGAATTCCGGACCAACCAGCTCGCCCGGGTTGGTGTCTCTCCGGCCACTATCGAGCAGCAGCTTCAGGAACTCAGCACCCAGCTCGCACTGGCGCGAGCCGATCTGGCGCAGGCGCAGGCGCGCTATGATCAGATCCAGTCGGTGATTGATGCCGACGGCTTCGCTGCCGCCGCCGAGCTTCTGTCCTCGCCCTTCGTGCTGTCGCTGCGCCAGCAGCTTTCCGAAATCAGCCGCGAAAATGCCGATCTCGCGACTCGGCTCAGCCCCGATCATCCAGAGCGCCAGACGCTGCGCGCCGAAATCGAGGCGCTGAACGAGGAGCTGTCGCAGGAGGTTCGGCAGATCGTTGCCACCATGCGCAACGAGGTGGAGGTCGCCCGGATTCGCGAGCAGTCCATTCAGGACAGCCTCAGCGCGATCGAGAATCGGGCCGCCGACCTGTCGCGCGCAAATGTGGCCCTGCGCCAACTCGAACGTGAGGCCGATGCCGCGCGGGAGAACTATCTGTCGATGCTCAACCGTCTGAACGAGACGCGCTCCACCGAACAGGTGCAGCGTGCCGATGCCCGAATGGTCGAGCGCGCGGTGATCCCCGGTGCGCCCTCGGCGCCGCGCACGGCGTTGTTTACGGTGTTCGGCGGGGTTCTGGGCTTTTCCGTGGGGCTTGTCATCAGCCTCATTCTGCTGATGACCGGCGCGGGGTTCAAACGTGCCGGCCAGGTCGAGCAGACCATCGGGCTGCCGGTGCTGGCGTCGCTTCTGAAGGGCAACTGGCGGTCGCCGCGGGCGATGTTGCGTCAGCTACGCGAAACGCCCTATCAGAATTTTGCCGAGCGTCTGCGACAGCTACGCACCGCGCTCATGCTGCGCAAGACCAGGTCCGATGGCGGGCAATGCGTATTGCTGGCCTCCTCCGTCGCCGGTGAAGGCAAGACATCGACCACGCTGGCGCTGGCCTATCTCGAGGCGCTGTCGAAACGCTCCTGCGTGGTGCTGGATTTCGATCTGCGCCGGTCTCCGCTGGCGCGTGAATTCGGCTATGAAGCCAAGACCGATCTTGCCGGCGTGCTGCTCGAGGGTAAGCCCTTGGAGGACGCGGTCTATACCGTGCCCGAGTTCGGTTTCGATCTCATCACCGTCAAGAAATCCGCGCCCGAACTCGTCGACGTGGCGAACAGCGATGCGCTGGCGAAGCTGGTCGAGTCGCTGAAGGCGAAATACGATCTTGTCCTGATCGATACCGCGCCGATCCTCCTGGTCTCTGACACGCTGCGCCTGGCGCGGCTCGCGGATTACGCGCTGCTTCTGGTGCGGCAGAACGCCACCAATCGCCGGGCTGTGGCAGAGGCGGCCCGCATGCTGGAAGATCTGGGGGCCACCTCGATTTCGGTCGCGCTGACCATGTGCGACCCGCGCAACGAAAAGGCGACCTACGGCTATGAGAGCCAGTATGCCTATGGCAGCCCGTGA
- a CDS encoding glycosyltransferase codes for MRDLSDISIQNGRRVAIIHYWLVGMRGGEKVVEALCRMFPEADIFTHVADPARLSATLTRHNIVETRIGRLPMARKMYQKYLPLMPRALEELDLTGYDLVISSESGPAKGVIAPPDAPHLCYCHSPMRYLWDQYHVYRNGAGALTRLMMPMMAHSLRQWDVTSAARVDGFAANSHFVASRIRKYWRRDAEVVAPPVAVEDFAPAPPQELGDFYLWAGELAPYKRPDMAVEAFRRLNLPLVVIGGPQETVDKLKGNAGSRTRFLGKAPFPVLKEHLARCKALIFPGEEDFGIVPVEAMASGRPVIAYGRGGILDSVVEGETGLFFQEQSVEALVDAVERFEASGLATAGPERCVARSRLFSEAAFREGIAGSLRKIGA; via the coding sequence ATGAGAGATCTTTCAGATATCAGCATCCAGAACGGCCGGCGGGTCGCTATCATCCATTATTGGCTGGTCGGTATGCGCGGCGGCGAAAAGGTTGTCGAGGCGCTGTGCCGGATGTTTCCCGAGGCGGATATCTTCACCCATGTCGCCGATCCGGCGCGGCTGTCCGCCACGCTTACGCGGCATAACATCGTCGAGACACGCATCGGCCGGCTGCCGATGGCCAGAAAGATGTACCAGAAATACCTGCCGCTCATGCCCCGGGCGCTGGAGGAGCTGGATCTCACCGGCTACGATCTGGTGATCTCTTCGGAATCCGGGCCGGCGAAAGGGGTGATCGCGCCGCCCGACGCGCCGCATCTGTGCTACTGCCATTCGCCGATGCGCTATCTCTGGGATCAGTATCACGTCTATCGCAACGGCGCGGGGGCGCTAACCAGGCTGATGATGCCGATGATGGCGCATTCCCTGCGGCAATGGGATGTGACCAGCGCCGCGCGCGTCGATGGTTTCGCGGCCAATTCGCATTTCGTCGCCAGCCGTATCCGCAAATACTGGCGCCGTGACGCAGAGGTGGTGGCGCCGCCCGTGGCGGTCGAGGATTTTGCACCTGCTCCGCCGCAGGAGCTCGGCGATTTCTATCTCTGGGCCGGCGAGCTTGCGCCTTACAAACGGCCGGATATGGCGGTCGAGGCCTTCCGCCGCCTGAACCTGCCGCTGGTCGTGATCGGTGGACCGCAGGAGACCGTGGACAAGCTCAAGGGCAATGCGGGCAGCCGGACGCGATTTCTTGGCAAGGCGCCGTTCCCGGTGCTTAAGGAGCATCTGGCACGCTGCAAGGCGCTGATTTTCCCGGGCGAAGAGGATTTCGGCATCGTTCCGGTCGAGGCGATGGCCTCCGGGCGGCCGGTGATCGCCTATGGCCGGGGCGGGATTCTCGATTCCGTGGTGGAGGGCGAGACCGGCCTGTTCTTCCAAGAGCAGAGCGTTGAGGCGCTGGTCGACGCGGTCGAGCGGTTCGAAGCGTCGGGGCTGGCGACGGCGGGGCCGGAGCGATGCGTGGCGCGGTCGCGACTCTTCAGCGAAGCGGCGTTCCGTGAAGGGATCGCCGGCAGCCTGCGGAAGATCGGCGCATGA
- a CDS encoding sulfotransferase, which translates to MAALNPQCRYGKCIFVIAHMRCGSTALSNILCSRPDVSGYGEAHIRYDGGGALGRLAVNQAKRQSWKPRATHLFDKILHSRHDGAACDGFFTARAIFVAREPFAAIRSIRKLYDGLGRDEYTTDTAAAEYYIERMETLLRHWDRFPADNRVGLTHAALLAAPEAELERISTVLRISPPLENRYESRAASRKGGAGDPTASGKFTRIEPRPGGGFAEDGADLALSPDLRSAAQDVYQRFRRTIGEPHA; encoded by the coding sequence ATGGCCGCGCTGAACCCGCAATGCCGCTATGGCAAATGCATCTTTGTCATCGCGCATATGCGCTGCGGCTCGACCGCGCTTTCCAACATTCTCTGCTCGCGTCCGGACGTGTCGGGCTATGGCGAGGCCCATATTCGCTATGACGGCGGCGGCGCCCTGGGGCGGCTGGCGGTCAATCAGGCGAAGCGGCAAAGCTGGAAACCGCGTGCGACGCATCTCTTCGACAAGATTTTGCATTCGCGTCATGACGGCGCGGCTTGCGACGGCTTTTTCACCGCGCGGGCGATCTTTGTCGCGCGCGAGCCCTTCGCGGCCATCCGCTCGATCCGCAAGCTTTACGATGGGCTCGGGCGGGACGAGTACACCACAGATACCGCGGCCGCCGAGTATTACATAGAGCGCATGGAAACGCTGCTCCGTCATTGGGACCGGTTTCCGGCCGACAACCGGGTCGGGCTGACGCATGCCGCTTTGCTGGCGGCGCCTGAGGCCGAGCTGGAGCGGATCTCGACCGTGCTTCGGATCTCGCCCCCGCTGGAGAATCGCTATGAAAGCCGTGCTGCGTCCCGCAAGGGTGGCGCGGGCGATCCGACCGCAAGCGGCAAATTCACCCGCATCGAACCCCGACCGGGGGGCGGGTTTGCGGAAGACGGCGCGGATCTGGCACTCTCTCCCGATCTGAGGTCTGCCGCGCAGGATGTCTATCAGCGGTTCCGCCGGACCATTGGTGAGCCTCACGCGTAA
- a CDS encoding oligosaccharide flippase family protein, whose protein sequence is MADTQNDQAIGNRWKGRRKRGAFAIFAFLSRSLQQISTFVITLMAARFLLPAEYGVYSLGIVFVTLIQTMTYTGFYHFIVTSKEDDQTVLSTSFWLLTGLATGAALLMIAAAYPISWLFDAPELGPVLVLLSALQPIAGITAWYSAVLLRRQKVQLHFTVMFLQNALALAGGVLLLWLWQSLYALVAFRAVRVLSAIMLYLLFAGDRPSLRFDRNLARKATNFSGGLYGSRFINFLQQYSGDLLLGFMFSTAEAGLYRFGNRVAKGAIDVVGQPIQSFSLTQFGAANRNDKPLGPLVERFVGTLVLLTGGVAAVIVVFAETVVGSYFNSAYLAGLGVTYAMAIRGVMNVGLLLLTPALSARSRTGLLMFFNMGSAGAIILAVFAASPFGLSALAWAQTAVTALATGAALIVMKRKAGIEIRGALRALTVSLVIVIAYGLALWLIWSWITGPLALAGIGALILGLGIATLLAGVVLVAGWKLKVFTLQVFSG, encoded by the coding sequence GTGGCAGACACACAAAACGATCAGGCAATTGGCAATCGTTGGAAAGGCCGCCGCAAGCGCGGCGCCTTTGCGATCTTTGCTTTCCTGTCGCGCTCGCTCCAGCAGATATCCACCTTTGTCATCACGCTGATGGCGGCGCGCTTCCTGTTGCCGGCCGAATATGGCGTCTACAGTCTGGGCATCGTCTTTGTGACCCTGATCCAGACGATGACCTACACCGGGTTCTATCATTTCATCGTCACCTCGAAGGAAGACGACCAGACGGTCCTGTCCACGAGCTTCTGGCTGCTCACCGGCCTTGCGACCGGTGCCGCGCTTCTGATGATCGCCGCGGCCTACCCGATCTCGTGGCTCTTCGATGCGCCGGAACTGGGGCCGGTTCTCGTTCTGCTCTCGGCCTTGCAGCCGATTGCCGGGATCACCGCCTGGTACTCGGCGGTGCTGCTGCGCCGCCAGAAGGTCCAGCTGCATTTCACCGTGATGTTCCTTCAGAACGCTCTCGCCCTTGCCGGCGGGGTGCTGCTGCTCTGGCTGTGGCAATCGCTCTATGCGCTGGTGGCGTTCCGCGCGGTGCGTGTGCTGTCGGCGATCATGCTATATCTGCTGTTCGCCGGAGACCGCCCCTCCCTGCGCTTCGACCGCAATCTGGCGCGGAAGGCCACGAATTTCTCAGGCGGTCTCTACGGATCGAGATTCATCAACTTTCTTCAGCAGTATTCGGGCGATCTTCTGCTCGGTTTCATGTTCTCGACCGCCGAGGCCGGTCTTTATCGGTTCGGCAACCGGGTCGCGAAGGGCGCCATCGACGTGGTCGGCCAGCCGATCCAGAGCTTTTCGCTGACCCAGTTCGGCGCCGCCAACCGCAATGACAAGCCGCTCGGCCCACTCGTGGAGCGTTTTGTCGGCACGCTCGTGCTGCTCACCGGGGGGGTGGCGGCGGTGATCGTCGTCTTTGCCGAGACCGTCGTGGGATCGTATTTCAACTCCGCCTACCTCGCGGGCCTTGGCGTGACCTACGCAATGGCCATACGCGGCGTCATGAACGTTGGGCTTCTTCTGCTCACACCCGCGCTTTCGGCGCGCAGCCGCACCGGGTTGCTGATGTTCTTCAACATGGGATCGGCCGGCGCGATCATTCTGGCGGTTTTCGCCGCCTCCCCCTTCGGCCTTTCAGCCCTCGCCTGGGCACAGACCGCCGTTACCGCGCTTGCCACCGGCGCCGCGCTCATCGTCATGAAGCGAAAGGCCGGGATCGAGATTCGCGGGGCGCTCCGCGCGCTGACCGTGTCGCTTGTGATCGTCATCGCCTACGGCCTCGCGCTGTGGCTGATCTGGAGCTGGATCACCGGGCCGCTGGCGCTGGCGGGGATCGGCGCGCTGATACTCGGGCTCGGCATCGCAACGCTGCTGGCAGGCGTCGTCCTCGTCGCCGGCTGGAAGCTGAAAGTCTTTACACTGCAAGTCTTTTCAGGGTGA
- a CDS encoding sulfotransferase family protein — MSLQSIPETGLVPPPQDDAARALMPNLFVIGASKSGSSALHAYLRPHPEICMSREKEPCFFVEQGELEAAWPIMARQPCSHDWEAYLDLWKGAGEGVRYRGEGSVYYSQAPHRSGVPARIAAAVPDARIIYTVREPVSRAVAHYWQRFKEFQDPLPLDRAVRENPLYRDTSDYALQMGEYLKHFDRSQIFVLVAEDLRARRRETLAEVIAWLGLDPYEYQESEITERHKSPPTSRKERFPLVAGLRNSGLWAAARKRLPKSVVDGLRKTATVEFDKADVDDTEARAWLKAYLAPRRAAFEEMIGRRLPQWD, encoded by the coding sequence ATGAGTCTCCAGAGTATTCCCGAAACCGGCCTGGTCCCGCCGCCGCAGGACGACGCCGCACGGGCGCTGATGCCGAATCTCTTCGTGATCGGTGCCTCCAAATCCGGGTCCAGCGCTTTGCACGCCTATCTCCGGCCGCATCCCGAAATCTGCATGAGCCGCGAAAAGGAACCGTGCTTTTTCGTCGAACAGGGCGAGCTCGAAGCCGCCTGGCCGATCATGGCCCGCCAGCCCTGTAGCCATGACTGGGAGGCCTATCTCGACCTGTGGAAGGGCGCGGGCGAGGGGGTGCGGTATCGTGGTGAAGGCTCGGTCTACTACTCCCAGGCGCCGCACCGCTCCGGTGTGCCGGCGCGGATCGCCGCAGCGGTGCCGGACGCGCGGATCATCTACACCGTGCGCGAGCCGGTGAGCCGTGCCGTCGCGCATTACTGGCAGCGTTTCAAGGAGTTCCAGGATCCCCTGCCGCTGGACCGGGCGGTGCGCGAGAACCCGCTTTATCGCGACACCTCGGACTATGCGTTGCAGATGGGCGAATATCTCAAGCATTTCGACCGCAGCCAGATCTTTGTGCTGGTGGCCGAGGATCTGCGCGCGCGGCGCCGCGAAACGCTGGCGGAGGTGATCGCCTGGCTTGGGCTCGACCCATATGAGTATCAGGAATCGGAAATCACCGAGCGCCACAAATCGCCGCCGACCTCGCGCAAGGAGCGCTTTCCGCTGGTGGCTGGCCTGCGCAATTCCGGGCTTTGGGCGGCGGCGCGCAAGCGCCTGCCGAAATCCGTGGTCGACGGGCTGCGCAAGACCGCGACGGTCGAGTTCGACAAGGCCGACGTCGACGATACCGAGGCGCGCGCCTGGCTGAAGGCCTATCTCGCGCCGCGGCGGGCCGCGTTCGAAGAGATGATCGGCCGCCGTCTGCCGCAATGGGACTGA
- a CDS encoding glycosyltransferase family 4 protein — translation MANIVINGKFLGAGLNGVHRTAAHYSSLLIEHGRAAGHNVRLVAPAAFAGDPEFPLLVPERLPGRFGAGQGWEMLTLPALARGALLVNFCNLAPVLHGNSVVMIHDAQTFLYPQDYTGRQAAAYRALLPIIGRRARRVLTVSGFARESLAEHKVAARDKTEVVHNGTDHIHATAPDAAILTKHGLAPGSYVMALGSAKGYKNLRRIFDAMAAPVPGGLRLVVAGGPAESAYRQRGWTAPDGTVFTGFVSDAELRALYENAAIFAFPSQTEGFGLPPVEAMHCGTPVIAARAGAMPEVCGDAALLADPDDTAAWRSALAQLTESPELASRMTERGRSRASELSWQAAGERLWQVIAPLL, via the coding sequence GTGGCCAATATCGTCATCAACGGCAAGTTTCTCGGCGCGGGGCTGAATGGTGTTCACCGGACCGCCGCGCATTACTCAAGCCTGCTGATCGAACATGGCCGCGCCGCTGGGCATAACGTCAGGCTCGTGGCGCCCGCCGCCTTCGCCGGCGACCCGGAGTTCCCGCTTCTGGTTCCCGAGCGTCTTCCCGGTCGCTTCGGCGCCGGGCAGGGATGGGAAATGCTCACCCTCCCGGCGCTGGCCCGTGGCGCGCTGCTGGTCAATTTCTGCAATCTCGCGCCCGTTCTGCATGGCAATTCCGTGGTTATGATCCACGACGCTCAGACCTTTCTCTACCCGCAGGACTACACCGGACGTCAGGCCGCCGCCTATCGCGCGCTGCTTCCGATCATTGGCCGCCGCGCACGCCGGGTTCTGACCGTCTCGGGCTTTGCCCGCGAGTCGCTCGCCGAGCACAAGGTCGCGGCCCGCGATAAGACGGAGGTCGTACATAACGGCACCGATCATATCCATGCAACGGCACCCGACGCCGCTATCCTGACAAAGCACGGGCTCGCGCCTGGCAGCTATGTAATGGCCCTGGGATCGGCCAAGGGATACAAGAACCTGCGCCGGATCTTTGACGCGATGGCAGCGCCGGTGCCCGGCGGCCTGCGCCTTGTGGTGGCCGGCGGCCCGGCCGAGAGCGCCTATCGGCAGCGCGGCTGGACGGCGCCCGACGGCACTGTCTTTACCGGTTTCGTCTCGGATGCGGAGCTGCGGGCGCTCTATGAAAATGCCGCCATATTCGCCTTTCCCTCTCAAACCGAGGGGTTCGGCCTGCCGCCGGTCGAGGCGATGCATTGCGGCACGCCCGTGATCGCCGCGCGGGCCGGGGCGATGCCCGAGGTCTGCGGCGATGCCGCGCTGCTTGCCGACCCCGACGACACCGCCGCATGGCGCAGCGCGCTGGCGCAGCTGACCGAATCGCCGGAGCTCGCGTCGCGGATGACCGAGCGCGGCCGGAGCCGCGCCAGCGAGTTGAGCTGGCAGGCCGCGGGCGAACGCCTCTGGCAGGTGATCGCACCGCTGCTCTAG